In one Streptomyces sp. T12 genomic region, the following are encoded:
- a CDS encoding alpha/beta hydrolase, producing MTMQRRSFLTLSAAGAGGVGLSLLGTGQAGAGARAGSPTQRFAVGVRPYAWSRGSRRWTTYVYYPATGAPGGSPVTNAPVAQGVFPVCEFMHGFSSSPQNSLAIIRPLAEAGFVVPAPHFANLSGQDVYNGNQSKDVSEVITRTLALNTAGDPLAGHLNTAVGVGVSGHSMGGMTTHGLLTAWPDARITAAIPMSCVDMGNPSPSVRAKVLFTHGDRDGTCPISSARQAYRELPAAKAFLTFRGAGHSNYFGDSRTVNTFVDWMRWSLYGDTAARDRLRSDATSSTTTWESALS from the coding sequence ATGACCATGCAACGGCGTAGTTTCCTGACCCTGAGCGCAGCCGGAGCCGGGGGCGTAGGCCTGTCCCTGCTCGGCACAGGGCAAGCAGGCGCCGGTGCGAGGGCCGGATCTCCGACCCAGCGGTTTGCGGTCGGCGTGCGCCCGTATGCCTGGAGCCGCGGCAGCCGCCGGTGGACCACCTACGTCTACTACCCCGCCACCGGCGCCCCCGGTGGCTCCCCGGTCACCAACGCGCCCGTCGCCCAAGGCGTCTTCCCGGTCTGCGAGTTCATGCACGGCTTCAGCAGCAGCCCGCAGAATTCCCTGGCGATCATCCGCCCCCTGGCCGAGGCCGGCTTCGTCGTCCCCGCCCCCCACTTCGCCAACCTCAGTGGCCAGGACGTCTACAACGGCAACCAGTCCAAGGACGTTTCCGAGGTCATCACCCGGACCCTCGCCCTGAACACGGCCGGAGACCCGCTGGCCGGCCACCTCAACACAGCGGTCGGAGTCGGCGTCTCCGGCCACTCGATGGGCGGCATGACCACCCACGGCCTGCTCACGGCCTGGCCGGACGCGCGGATCACCGCCGCGATCCCCATGTCCTGTGTGGACATGGGCAACCCGAGCCCGTCGGTCCGCGCCAAGGTCCTGTTCACGCACGGCGACCGGGACGGAACGTGCCCGATCTCCTCCGCCCGTCAGGCGTACCGGGAACTGCCCGCCGCCAAGGCGTTCCTCACCTTCCGCGGCGCCGGCCACAGCAACTACTTCGGCGACTCCCGCACCGTCAACACCTTCGTGGACTGGATGCGGTGGAGTCTGTACGGCGACACCGCGGCCCGCGACCGCCTTCGCTCCGACGCCACCTCCAGCACGACCACCTGGGAATCCGCCCTGAGCTGA
- a CDS encoding glycoside hydrolase family 5 protein — protein MASLAGKIRVILLAVLLAVAASVYGTAHQASADTVAQSSASQIVADMGAGWNLGNQLEATTNGYPSETAWGQPTVTQALIDKVRAAGFKTIRIPVSYLGYIGPGPNYTINATWLNRVQEVVNYAYNRGLHVLINMHGDGYKNVSGSWLICDSPSQTTIKAKYEKAWQQIANRFKNYDQRLILESMNEEFDGQYGRPTQPCYSNINSYNQIFVDTVRKTGGNNSSRWLLVAGWNTNIDYTAGNYGFKLPSDQYRSPSIPANERRIMISVHHYAPWDFAGEESGTITQWGRAATDPSRKSTWGQEDYLDAQLKTMHDVFVTKGYPVVVGEYGAIDKSSFDSSNNRYRADFARAVAATAKKYGAASVYWDNGATGRYGFGLFDRRSLTVTQQGIINGIMSGVNGSVAGSALPAGA, from the coding sequence ATGGCTTCACTAGCAGGGAAGATCAGAGTCATTCTCCTTGCCGTCCTGTTGGCGGTTGCCGCATCTGTGTACGGCACGGCGCATCAGGCGTCGGCCGATACCGTGGCACAGTCGAGCGCTTCGCAGATCGTGGCCGACATGGGCGCGGGATGGAATCTGGGGAACCAACTCGAAGCCACCACCAACGGATACCCCAGCGAAACGGCATGGGGCCAGCCGACCGTGACGCAGGCCCTCATCGACAAGGTGAGAGCGGCAGGGTTCAAGACGATCCGGATCCCGGTCTCCTACCTGGGATACATAGGACCCGGCCCGAATTACACAATCAACGCCACCTGGCTGAACAGAGTCCAGGAGGTCGTCAACTACGCCTACAACAGGGGCCTGCATGTGCTGATCAACATGCACGGCGACGGCTACAAGAACGTCAGCGGCTCCTGGTTGATCTGCGATTCGCCCTCCCAAACGACGATCAAGGCCAAGTACGAGAAAGCTTGGCAGCAGATCGCGAACAGGTTCAAGAACTACGACCAGCGCCTGATCCTGGAGTCCATGAACGAGGAGTTCGACGGGCAGTACGGCCGTCCGACCCAACCGTGCTACTCGAACATCAACAGTTACAACCAGATCTTCGTGGACACCGTACGGAAAACGGGCGGAAACAACAGCTCGAGGTGGCTGCTCGTGGCCGGCTGGAACACGAACATCGACTACACCGCAGGGAATTACGGCTTCAAGCTTCCGTCCGACCAGTATCGCTCCCCCTCCATTCCCGCCAATGAACGGCGGATCATGATCTCCGTCCACCACTACGCTCCGTGGGACTTCGCCGGAGAGGAAAGCGGCACCATCACGCAGTGGGGACGAGCAGCGACCGATCCATCGAGGAAGTCGACCTGGGGACAGGAAGACTATCTGGACGCCCAGCTCAAGACGATGCACGACGTGTTCGTCACGAAGGGGTATCCGGTGGTTGTCGGCGAATACGGCGCGATCGACAAGTCATCGTTCGATTCATCGAACAACAGGTATCGCGCGGACTTCGCACGGGCCGTCGCGGCCACTGCCAAGAAATACGGGGCCGCCAGCGTCTACTGGGACAATGGTGCAACCGGTCGGTACGGGTTCGGGCTGTTCGACCGGCGCTCCCTCACGGTGACCCAGCAAGGCATCATCAACGGCATCATGAGCGGCGTCAACGGCAGCGTTGCCGGCTCCGCCCTTCCGGCCGGCGCGTAG
- a CDS encoding rhamnogalacturonan lyase, which produces MTDPHRHPRTASRPWRFQRRSSNRLFAGLTAATALALSALTGLPQTAHAATARQVERLDRGLTSVHTGSGNLVSWRWLATDPNDVAFNVYRGGTRLNSSPLTTSTNYLDAGAPDSADYTVRAVVNGIEQAPSEHALQFRTGYKDVPISPPPGGTSPGNSPYTYEANDASVGDLDGDGALDIVLKWQPTNAKDNSQSGYTGNTIVDGIKLDGTRLWRIDLGRNIRSGAHYTQFQVYDYDGDGKAEVAMKTADGTKDGTGAVIGSSSADHRNSSGYVLSGPEYLTMFNGQTGRAMQSVEYVPARGTVSSWGDSYGNRVDRFLAGTAYLDGSRPSVIMARGYYTRAVIAAWDWRNGQFTRRWTFDSNANSGYAGQGNHQLSVADVDGDGKDEVVYGAMAVDDNGNGLWTTRNGHGDAMHVGDLDPSRPGLEEFKVDEDSSKPSSWMADARTGQILWSTPAGGDNGRGVSGDIWSGSAGAESWSSLVSGVRNPKGAVVASRKPGSSNFLAWWDGDTTRELLDGTHIDKYGTSGDTRLLTGSGVHSNNGTKSTPSLSGDILGDWREEVIWPTSNNTALRIYSTPYQTNTRITTLLHDTQYRTALAWQNTAYNQPPHPSFFIGGNMPTPPRPTVALPNSL; this is translated from the coding sequence GTGACCGACCCGCACCGGCATCCACGCACCGCATCGCGCCCATGGCGATTCCAACGCCGGTCCAGCAATCGGCTGTTCGCCGGCCTGACGGCCGCCACCGCGCTGGCCCTCTCCGCACTCACCGGACTGCCGCAGACCGCGCACGCCGCGACCGCGCGGCAGGTGGAACGCCTCGATCGGGGCCTGACCAGCGTCCACACCGGCAGCGGGAACCTGGTGTCGTGGCGGTGGCTGGCCACTGACCCGAACGATGTGGCCTTCAACGTCTACCGTGGCGGCACCAGGCTCAACTCCTCGCCCCTGACCACCTCGACGAACTACTTGGACGCCGGCGCCCCGGACTCGGCCGACTACACGGTGCGCGCGGTGGTGAACGGCATCGAGCAGGCGCCGTCCGAGCACGCGCTCCAGTTCCGCACCGGGTACAAGGACGTGCCGATCTCCCCGCCGCCCGGGGGCACTTCACCGGGCAACTCGCCGTACACCTACGAGGCCAACGACGCCTCCGTCGGCGACCTCGACGGCGACGGCGCCCTGGACATCGTTCTGAAGTGGCAGCCGACGAACGCCAAGGACAACTCCCAGTCCGGCTACACCGGCAACACGATCGTCGACGGCATCAAGCTCGACGGCACTCGCCTGTGGCGTATCGACCTGGGCCGCAACATCCGCTCCGGCGCGCACTACACACAGTTCCAGGTGTACGACTACGACGGTGACGGCAAGGCCGAGGTCGCCATGAAGACCGCCGACGGCACGAAGGACGGAACCGGCGCGGTCATAGGCAGTTCCTCGGCCGATCACCGCAACTCCTCGGGCTACGTACTGTCCGGCCCCGAGTACCTGACGATGTTCAACGGGCAGACGGGCAGGGCGATGCAGTCCGTCGAATACGTCCCAGCCCGAGGCACGGTGTCGTCCTGGGGGGACTCCTACGGCAACCGCGTGGACCGGTTCCTGGCGGGCACGGCCTATCTGGACGGTTCCCGACCCTCGGTGATCATGGCTCGTGGCTACTACACCCGCGCGGTGATCGCGGCCTGGGACTGGCGGAACGGGCAGTTCACCCGCCGGTGGACCTTCGACTCCAACGCCAACAGCGGCTACGCCGGCCAGGGCAACCACCAGTTGTCGGTCGCGGACGTGGACGGGGACGGCAAGGACGAGGTCGTCTACGGCGCGATGGCCGTCGACGACAACGGCAACGGCCTGTGGACGACGCGGAACGGCCACGGGGACGCGATGCACGTGGGCGACCTCGACCCGTCCCGGCCGGGTCTGGAGGAGTTCAAGGTCGACGAGGACAGCTCCAAGCCGTCCTCCTGGATGGCGGACGCGAGGACCGGCCAGATCCTCTGGTCCACCCCGGCCGGCGGTGACAACGGCCGGGGCGTGTCCGGTGACATCTGGTCCGGCAGCGCGGGCGCCGAGTCGTGGTCGTCGCTCGTGAGTGGCGTCCGCAACCCCAAGGGCGCGGTGGTCGCCAGCCGTAAGCCCGGGTCCAGCAACTTCCTGGCGTGGTGGGACGGCGACACGACGCGCGAACTCCTCGACGGCACCCACATCGACAAGTACGGCACCTCCGGCGACACCCGCCTGCTCACCGGCTCCGGGGTCCACTCCAACAACGGCACCAAGTCGACGCCGTCCTTGTCCGGCGACATCCTCGGAGACTGGCGCGAGGAGGTCATCTGGCCGACGTCCAACAACACGGCCCTGCGGATCTACTCCACGCCATACCAGACCAATACGCGGATCACGACCCTCCTCCACGACACCCAGTACCGCACGGCCCTGGCCTGGCAGAACACCGCCTACAACCAGCCCCCGCACCCCAGCTTCTTCATCGGCGGCAACATGCCCACGCCACCCCGTCCCACCGTCGCGCTGCCGAACAGCCTCTGA
- a CDS encoding glycosyl hydrolase 53 family protein, whose translation MSPQPPTPVAGRISRRTLLKATTATAGALATAVALAELETPAEAAASFVKGVDISWAPQMEARGYSWKNAGGQTQDLLTILKGYGITAVRLRTFVNPSNDPANGHCGINEVAAFAKRVKAAGMSIMLDYMFGDTWNSVGVQNPPAAWRNMSYSQMRTAMGTYVNQTMTVMRNNDVLPTWVQIGNEINSGICRPVGSVSSPAQMTGLLNAAYDQVKAVSPNSTVCIHLAQPQKYDVMTTFFSRFAANGGKWDMSVFSSYGSADVAAGIVGNMKRISDAYGKPFLQSEFGGRVDRASSTQAALVAYIKALKANGGQGIFYWEPECMSPFTGYNMGAWDSATKRPSVIMNGFTQA comes from the coding sequence ATGTCCCCGCAACCCCCCACACCAGTTGCCGGGCGCATCAGCCGGCGAACCCTGCTCAAGGCCACCACCGCCACCGCCGGAGCGCTCGCCACCGCCGTCGCGCTCGCCGAACTCGAGACGCCTGCCGAGGCCGCGGCGAGCTTCGTCAAGGGCGTCGACATCAGCTGGGCACCTCAGATGGAGGCGCGCGGCTACTCCTGGAAGAACGCCGGCGGGCAGACCCAAGACCTGCTGACCATCCTCAAGGGATACGGCATCACCGCCGTACGCCTGCGTACGTTCGTCAACCCTTCCAACGACCCGGCCAACGGGCACTGCGGCATCAACGAGGTGGCCGCCTTCGCCAAGCGGGTCAAGGCCGCCGGCATGTCGATCATGCTCGACTACATGTTCGGCGACACATGGAACTCCGTCGGCGTGCAGAACCCGCCCGCGGCCTGGCGAAACATGAGCTACAGCCAGATGCGCACCGCCATGGGCACGTACGTGAACCAGACCATGACGGTCATGAGGAACAACGACGTGCTCCCCACCTGGGTCCAGATCGGCAACGAGATCAACAGCGGTATCTGCCGCCCCGTCGGCAGCGTCTCCAGCCCGGCGCAGATGACCGGACTGCTCAACGCCGCATACGACCAGGTCAAGGCGGTGTCACCGAACTCGACCGTGTGTATCCACCTGGCCCAGCCGCAGAAGTACGACGTGATGACGACGTTCTTCAGTCGCTTCGCCGCGAACGGCGGCAAGTGGGACATGTCGGTGTTCTCCTCCTACGGCAGCGCCGACGTCGCGGCCGGGATCGTGGGGAACATGAAGAGGATCTCCGACGCCTACGGCAAACCGTTCCTGCAGAGCGAGTTCGGTGGTCGCGTGGACCGCGCCTCCTCCACCCAGGCCGCGCTGGTCGCCTACATCAAGGCCCTCAAGGCCAATGGCGGGCAGGGCATCTTCTACTGGGAGCCGGAGTGCATGTCCCCGTTCACTGGTTACAACATGGGCGCCTGGGACTCCGCCACGAAGCGGCCCTCCGTCATCATGAACGGCTTCACCCAGGCCTGA
- a CDS encoding rhamnogalacturonan acetylesterase encodes MTLRLEGHGVRLGAVGLLTLATLVGTGAAHADAATRALPAGCSGTAPIKCHYAVSPGNYDVTVSIGGATAAETDMWVEARRLMLPATKTAAGAAATYSFTVNVRQPEGQPTGQGGTGNPGLDIRFAGTNPQVSAVSVKPATQPLVAYLAGDSTVCDQPVAPYTGWGQMITPAVGPGASAANYADSGESSGSFLRNSALFPALLSKVKANDAVFIQFGHNDKQTSASAFRSNLTSMITQVRAKGGVPVLVTPPVRRQFNGNRLTATALHVNGVGVNLPAEMRSLGAAQNVPVIDLTTKSKTLVESLGPSASAQLFLRSSVDGVTDNTHFSQYGASQMGGLVLQSIREQRLPLAAYLR; translated from the coding sequence ATGACATTACGGCTCGAAGGGCACGGGGTCAGGCTGGGAGCAGTAGGTCTGCTGACCCTCGCGACGCTGGTCGGCACCGGTGCGGCGCATGCCGATGCCGCCACGCGGGCGCTGCCGGCCGGTTGTTCCGGCACTGCCCCGATCAAGTGTCACTACGCGGTTTCACCCGGCAACTACGACGTGACGGTCTCCATCGGTGGTGCCACTGCCGCCGAGACCGACATGTGGGTGGAGGCCCGGCGCCTGATGCTTCCGGCGACGAAGACGGCGGCCGGTGCCGCCGCCACGTACTCGTTCACGGTCAACGTGCGGCAGCCGGAGGGGCAGCCGACCGGCCAGGGCGGCACCGGAAACCCCGGTCTGGACATCCGGTTCGCGGGGACCAACCCGCAGGTGTCGGCCGTCTCCGTGAAACCGGCGACCCAGCCGCTGGTCGCCTACCTGGCCGGTGACTCGACCGTGTGCGACCAGCCCGTGGCCCCGTACACGGGATGGGGCCAGATGATCACGCCGGCGGTGGGTCCCGGAGCGTCCGCCGCCAACTACGCCGACTCCGGGGAGAGTTCGGGCAGCTTCCTGAGGAACTCGGCACTCTTCCCGGCACTGCTGTCGAAGGTCAAGGCAAACGACGCGGTCTTCATCCAGTTCGGCCACAACGACAAGCAGACCAGCGCGTCAGCCTTCCGGAGCAACCTCACCTCCATGATCACGCAGGTCCGTGCGAAGGGCGGCGTCCCGGTCCTGGTGACCCCGCCGGTCCGCCGGCAGTTCAACGGCAACCGGCTCACGGCAACGGCGCTGCATGTCAACGGCGTGGGCGTGAACCTGCCCGCCGAGATGCGCTCGCTCGGCGCGGCGCAGAACGTGCCAGTGATCGATCTGACCACCAAGAGCAAGACGCTGGTCGAGTCCCTCGGCCCGTCCGCCTCCGCACAGCTCTTCCTGCGCTCATCCGTCGACGGTGTCACGGACAACACCCACTTCTCGCAGTACGGCGCGAGCCAGATGGGCGGGCTGGTGCTCCAGAGCATCCGCGAGCAGCGCCTGCCCCTGGCCGCATACCTGCGCTGA
- a CDS encoding SGNH/GDSL hydrolase family protein, protein MRNLRILITTALMIALSSLGVSAASAADRVATNCTSASRAQAPAARALAAPVTVWLAGDSTMANPSSGRCPVGWGSQFDALFNSDVTVKNQAVGGRSIQTWLYEGNVSSTKGSDGECRLTSTTYSSRWQAMLNSSTGMKAGDYLFIQFGINDSSSTCPRHVGPARYQQLMTMMAQAALARGAHPVLLTPVAAITCSGGTATKNRGFVGETFAAGSATRAPVIDLQTLSVSLYNSLRFCPNNGDYGGSGPLGTFFCNDHTHFDTYGAQRVAGLVAGDVRRQNLPLAAYLT, encoded by the coding sequence TTGAGGAACTTACGCATTCTCATCACGACCGCGCTCATGATCGCCTTGTCGAGCCTCGGTGTCAGCGCCGCATCCGCGGCGGACCGCGTCGCCACGAACTGCACCAGTGCCTCCCGCGCCCAGGCGCCGGCCGCACGGGCGCTCGCCGCGCCGGTCACCGTGTGGCTGGCCGGCGACTCCACCATGGCCAACCCGAGTTCCGGCCGTTGTCCGGTCGGCTGGGGCAGCCAGTTCGACGCCCTGTTCAACAGCGACGTGACCGTCAAGAACCAGGCCGTGGGAGGCCGCAGCATCCAGACCTGGCTGTACGAGGGGAACGTGAGCAGCACCAAGGGCTCGGACGGTGAGTGCCGCCTCACGTCCACCACGTACTCGTCCCGCTGGCAGGCGATGCTGAACTCGAGCACCGGAATGAAGGCCGGTGACTACCTGTTCATCCAGTTCGGCATCAACGACTCCTCCTCGACCTGCCCCCGGCACGTCGGCCCGGCCCGGTACCAACAGCTGATGACCATGATGGCGCAGGCCGCCCTGGCCCGGGGCGCGCACCCGGTGCTGCTCACCCCGGTGGCCGCTATCACCTGCTCCGGCGGTACGGCGACCAAGAACCGCGGCTTCGTGGGCGAGACCTTCGCCGCCGGATCCGCCACCAGGGCGCCCGTCATCGACCTGCAGACGCTCAGTGTCTCGCTCTACAACAGTCTGCGCTTCTGCCCGAACAACGGCGACTACGGAGGCAGCGGTCCCCTGGGCACCTTCTTCTGCAACGACCACACCCACTTCGACACCTACGGCGCCCAGCGGGTCGCAGGGCTCGTCGCCGGTGACGTGCGCCGCCAGAACCTCCCGCTCGCCGCGTATCTCACGTAG
- a CDS encoding ABC transporter substrate-binding protein produces MTVSRRRFLALGAGAAAGGFGTAGCGSQRSLGDADEITLWTWDRSVSDELVARAETKGIPGAQGFRLSRTNIGGHFNTKVRTALAGKSLVPDIIGINSDVATYFPNQDVFVDLNDFGAAGLKSRYLDWKWNECITPEGRMIAFPMDTGPTGLFYRADLLQEAGVTTDPKELAARAPDWDGFIALGKELRKSQERAVICPNIRHVWSIRLGQLGSKFMTQDGRYIGDRDELREAFELAYRIGRDGLSAGAPEGSPDLYGVITSGRQPVGIGAVWWGLAFPESAAPKTEGKWRVADPPGGSGNVGGSFLAITKYSKNPEAAYKFITWLQSPENQVKAFTEMSLFPSSPHSFTRPEMREPRPFYGGQRTIEVFGPSARRVRTVYKSPYDRVMDPVFAAELANVESGKNVDTAWRDAQNTIERELTREGAI; encoded by the coding sequence ATGACAGTGTCACGAAGACGGTTTCTGGCGCTGGGCGCCGGAGCGGCCGCCGGAGGGTTCGGGACGGCCGGCTGCGGGTCGCAGCGCTCGCTCGGCGACGCGGATGAGATCACGCTGTGGACCTGGGACCGGTCGGTGAGCGACGAGCTGGTCGCCCGGGCAGAGACGAAGGGCATTCCCGGGGCCCAGGGCTTCAGACTCAGCCGCACCAACATCGGCGGCCATTTCAACACCAAGGTGCGTACCGCGCTCGCCGGCAAGTCCCTGGTGCCGGACATCATCGGCATCAACTCCGACGTGGCCACCTACTTCCCCAACCAGGACGTGTTCGTCGACCTCAACGACTTCGGCGCGGCCGGGCTGAAGAGCCGGTACCTGGACTGGAAGTGGAACGAGTGCATCACGCCCGAGGGCCGGATGATCGCGTTCCCCATGGACACCGGCCCCACCGGGCTGTTCTACCGCGCCGATCTGCTTCAGGAAGCCGGGGTCACCACCGACCCGAAGGAGCTCGCCGCCCGGGCCCCGGACTGGGACGGCTTCATCGCCCTGGGCAAGGAACTGCGGAAGTCCCAGGAGCGCGCGGTGATCTGCCCCAACATCCGCCACGTCTGGAGCATCCGGCTGGGCCAGCTGGGCAGCAAGTTCATGACCCAGGACGGCCGGTACATCGGCGACAGAGACGAACTGCGCGAGGCATTCGAACTGGCCTACCGGATCGGCAGGGACGGCCTGTCGGCCGGCGCCCCGGAGGGCTCCCCCGACTTGTACGGAGTGATCACCAGCGGCCGCCAGCCGGTCGGTATCGGCGCGGTGTGGTGGGGCCTCGCGTTCCCGGAGTCGGCCGCGCCGAAGACCGAGGGCAAGTGGCGGGTGGCCGACCCACCCGGCGGCTCCGGCAACGTCGGCGGGTCCTTCCTGGCGATCACCAAGTACTCCAAGAACCCCGAAGCGGCCTACAAGTTCATCACCTGGCTGCAGTCTCCTGAGAACCAGGTCAAGGCGTTCACGGAGATGTCGCTGTTCCCGTCCTCCCCGCACTCCTTCACGAGGCCGGAGATGCGTGAGCCCCGGCCCTTCTACGGCGGACAGCGCACCATCGAGGTGTTCGGACCGTCGGCGCGGCGGGTCAGGACCGTCTACAAGAGCCCGTACGACCGGGTGATGGACCCCGTCTTCGCCGCCGAGCTCGCCAACGTGGAGTCCGGCAAGAACGTCGACACGGCATGGCGGGACGCCCAGAACACCATCGAGCGTGAACTCACCCGCGAGGGGGCGATCTGA
- a CDS encoding carbohydrate ABC transporter permease, which translates to MGLADALRGKSVERRGRIAKPPPDGSRPLPGWRRYWPMYTAVSPFFILFAVFGVFPVGFSIYLSFMSWDGIGETRSIGWENYAYLVTDSDFWQSIGNTLIIWLLSTVPMIFLALVIAYALHTAVRFKAFYRVAYFVPNITSIVAMTLVLGSVFSDSSGLLNSALRAINSGEVGWLSDPWAMKVSVAAITIWRWVGYNAIICLAGLQAISSDVFEAAKVDGADNRQTFFRITLPMLRPVILFVAVTSTIGGLQLFTEPQVLFPVDDNGNVGGPGGEATTIVLYLYQQAFVFNRFGYGAAVGWALFLLIAVFSVINWRLIGGRDEDAIGTGKRKGKSRAR; encoded by the coding sequence ATGGGCCTCGCCGACGCGCTGCGCGGGAAGTCCGTCGAGCGGCGCGGGAGGATCGCCAAGCCACCGCCGGACGGGTCCAGGCCGCTGCCCGGCTGGCGCCGCTACTGGCCGATGTACACGGCGGTCTCCCCGTTCTTCATCCTCTTCGCCGTATTCGGCGTCTTCCCGGTCGGCTTCTCCATCTACCTGTCGTTCATGTCGTGGGACGGCATCGGAGAGACGCGGTCGATCGGCTGGGAGAACTACGCGTACCTGGTGACCGACTCCGACTTCTGGCAGTCGATCGGCAACACCCTGATCATCTGGCTCCTGTCCACCGTCCCGATGATCTTTCTGGCGCTGGTCATCGCCTACGCACTGCACACCGCGGTGCGGTTCAAGGCGTTCTACCGGGTGGCCTACTTCGTCCCGAACATCACCTCGATCGTGGCAATGACCCTGGTGCTCGGCTCGGTATTCAGCGACAGCTCCGGGCTGCTCAACAGCGCGCTGCGGGCGATCAACTCCGGCGAGGTCGGCTGGCTGTCCGACCCGTGGGCGATGAAGGTCTCCGTGGCGGCGATCACCATCTGGCGGTGGGTCGGCTACAACGCCATCATCTGCCTGGCCGGCCTGCAGGCCATCTCCAGCGACGTGTTCGAGGCGGCCAAGGTCGACGGCGCCGACAACCGCCAGACCTTCTTCCGGATCACCCTCCCGATGCTCCGCCCGGTGATCCTGTTCGTCGCCGTCACCTCCACCATCGGCGGGCTGCAACTGTTCACCGAGCCGCAGGTGCTGTTCCCGGTGGACGACAACGGGAACGTCGGCGGGCCCGGCGGCGAGGCCACCACCATCGTGCTCTACCTGTACCAGCAGGCGTTCGTCTTCAACCGGTTCGGCTACGGCGCGGCCGTCGGCTGGGCGCTGTTCCTCCTGATCGCGGTGTTCTCCGTCATCAACTGGCGGCTGATCGGCGGCCGGGACGAGGACGCGATCGGCACCGGCAAGCGGAAGGGGAAGTCCCGTGCGCGCTGA
- a CDS encoding carbohydrate ABC transporter permease produces MRAETAARSRTVVGHAVLLLGVLITIFPFYWMFVMASNTTGDIFAYPPKLIPGSHLWENMNKVFDGIDFWGSMGITVVAATTVTFLVLLVDSLAAFAFAKYDFPGRRLLFWIVLATFMIPMQLALVPQFVTLAWLGWVGSLKALIIPGAANAFGIFWMRQYAQGAIADELIQASRVDGAGFFRQWWTVGLPVLRPGLAFLGIFTFFHIWNDYLWPLIVMTDPGKVTLQVAVQQLNGVYTTDQSMVIAGALMSVIPLIGVFLIGSRHFIANLAAGAMKF; encoded by the coding sequence GTGCGCGCTGAGACCGCCGCCCGGTCGCGGACCGTCGTGGGCCACGCCGTGCTCCTGCTCGGCGTGCTGATCACGATCTTCCCGTTCTACTGGATGTTCGTGATGGCCTCCAACACCACCGGGGACATCTTCGCCTACCCGCCCAAGCTGATCCCGGGCTCCCATCTGTGGGAGAACATGAACAAGGTGTTCGACGGGATCGACTTCTGGGGGTCGATGGGCATCACCGTCGTGGCCGCCACAACCGTGACGTTCCTGGTGCTGCTCGTCGACTCGCTGGCCGCCTTCGCCTTCGCCAAATACGACTTCCCCGGGCGGAGGCTGCTGTTCTGGATCGTGCTGGCCACCTTCATGATTCCGATGCAGCTGGCGCTGGTGCCTCAGTTCGTCACCCTGGCCTGGCTCGGCTGGGTCGGCTCGCTCAAGGCGCTGATCATTCCCGGTGCGGCCAACGCTTTCGGGATCTTCTGGATGCGCCAGTACGCGCAGGGGGCGATCGCCGACGAGCTGATCCAGGCGTCGAGGGTCGACGGGGCCGGGTTCTTCCGCCAGTGGTGGACGGTGGGGCTGCCGGTGCTGCGCCCGGGGCTGGCGTTCCTGGGGATCTTCACCTTCTTCCACATCTGGAACGACTACCTGTGGCCACTGATCGTGATGACCGACCCGGGCAAGGTGACACTGCAAGTGGCCGTGCAGCAGCTGAACGGCGTCTACACCACCGACCAGTCGATGGTCATCGCCGGAGCGCTCATGTCAGTGATCCCGCTGATCGGGGTCTTCCTGATCGGCTCGCGCCACTTCATCGCCAACCTGGCCGCCGGCGCCATGAAGTTCTGA